A single genomic interval of Alistipes provencensis harbors:
- a CDS encoding acyl carrier protein: MSEVQSKVVEIIVDKLGVKESEVVPEASFTNHLGADSLDTVELIMEFEKAFDIQIPDEDAEKIATVGDAVSYIEEHKK; this comes from the coding sequence ATGTCAGAAGTTCAATCAAAAGTTGTCGAGATCATCGTCGACAAGCTGGGTGTCAAGGAGTCGGAGGTAGTACCCGAAGCAAGCTTCACCAACCACCTGGGCGCAGACTCGCTCGACACTGTAGAGCTGATCATGGAGTTCGAGAAGGCTTTCGATATCCAGATCCCGGATGAGGACGCTGAGAAGATCGCTACCGTAGGTGACGCTGTCAGCTACATCGAGGAGCACAAGAAATAA
- the pepE gene encoding dipeptidase PepE encodes MKLLLISNSTNAGEEYLRYPLPEIGRFLDGVREVVFVPYAAVTFSYAEYEKKVQARFAELGIRVRSVHRAKDPAALIRTAEAVCVGGGNTFALAKKMQQQGLMKAILRKIKAGTPYVGWSAGSNVCCPTICTTNDMPIVEPESFGAIGAVKFQINPHYLDANPEGHAGETREQRILEYIEANPRRWVAGLREGCMLRLEDGKLELIGKRPMRMFRKGTETFEVEPGGDLSFLL; translated from the coding sequence ATGAAATTGCTTCTGATCTCGAATTCTACCAATGCCGGCGAGGAATACCTGCGATATCCCCTGCCCGAGATAGGCCGGTTCCTCGACGGGGTGCGCGAAGTGGTCTTCGTGCCCTACGCCGCGGTCACCTTTTCCTATGCCGAATACGAGAAGAAGGTACAGGCGCGTTTCGCCGAACTCGGCATCCGCGTGCGCTCGGTGCACCGGGCCAAAGACCCTGCGGCGCTGATCCGCACGGCCGAGGCTGTCTGCGTCGGCGGCGGCAACACCTTCGCGCTGGCCAAAAAGATGCAGCAGCAGGGGCTGATGAAGGCTATACTCCGCAAAATCAAGGCCGGAACTCCCTATGTCGGCTGGTCCGCCGGCAGCAACGTCTGCTGCCCGACGATCTGCACCACAAACGACATGCCCATCGTCGAACCCGAATCGTTCGGCGCCATCGGAGCGGTGAAGTTCCAGATCAACCCCCACTACCTCGACGCCAATCCCGAGGGACACGCGGGCGAGACGCGCGAACAGCGCATCCTCGAGTACATCGAGGCCAATCCGCGCCGCTGGGTGGCCGGACTGCGCGAAGGGTGTATGCTGCGGCTGGAGGACGGGAAGCTGGAGCTGATCGGCAAACGCCCGATGCGGATGTTCCGCAAAGGCACGGAGACCTTCGAGGTGGAACCGGGCGGCGACCTCTCTTTTTTATTATAA
- a CDS encoding prephenate dehydrogenase, translating into MKVLIAGMGLIGGSFALALRDHELAEEILGVENTEEHAAEALQLGLADRMVGFEEGIAEADLVVLATPVDTIPLMAVKALNRVNDRQVVMDMGSIKGELCEVISMHAHRGRFVAAHPMWGTEYSGPKAAQRGAFTGRSVVLCDTVRSDKDALGAVERIFRTLGCPAVYMDPEEHDLHAAYVSHISHVTSFALALTVLEKEREERHIFDLAGGGFESTVRLAKSSAATWVPILLQNKYNVLDVLREHIHQLQIMRRMLERDDAEGLKNAMERANTIQRIIR; encoded by the coding sequence ATGAAAGTACTGATTGCGGGCATGGGTCTCATCGGAGGTTCGTTCGCCCTAGCCCTGCGCGACCACGAACTCGCGGAGGAGATACTCGGCGTTGAAAACACCGAAGAACATGCGGCCGAAGCCCTGCAACTGGGGCTGGCGGACCGCATGGTCGGTTTCGAGGAGGGCATCGCCGAGGCGGACCTCGTGGTGCTGGCCACCCCCGTCGACACCATCCCGCTGATGGCCGTCAAGGCCCTCAACCGCGTGAACGACCGGCAGGTGGTGATGGACATGGGTTCGATCAAGGGCGAGTTGTGCGAGGTGATCTCGATGCACGCGCACCGCGGACGCTTCGTCGCCGCACACCCGATGTGGGGTACGGAATACAGCGGTCCGAAGGCCGCCCAGCGGGGCGCCTTCACGGGACGCAGCGTCGTGCTGTGTGACACCGTCCGCAGCGACAAGGACGCGCTGGGGGCTGTGGAACGGATTTTCCGCACGCTGGGCTGCCCGGCGGTCTACATGGACCCCGAGGAGCACGACCTGCACGCGGCCTACGTTTCGCACATCTCCCACGTCACGTCGTTCGCGCTGGCCCTCACGGTACTCGAAAAGGAGCGCGAGGAGCGCCACATCTTCGACTTGGCGGGCGGCGGTTTCGAAAGCACGGTGCGTCTGGCCAAGAGCTCCGCGGCGACGTGGGTGCCGATCCTGCTGCAAAACAAATACAACGTGCTGGATGTCCTGCGCGAACACATCCACCAGTTGCAGATCATGCGCCGGATGCTCGAACGCGACGACGCCGAGGGGCTGAAAAACGCCATGGAGCGCGCCAACACCATTCAACGCATCATCCGCTGA
- a CDS encoding YraN family protein: protein MTAAAETGQAGERAATEYLRRAGYDICARNWRQGRDELDIVALKEGVLHFVEVKTRRAGSLTPPEAAATQRKFRALSRAAACYLRTTGWEGEVQFDLASAEAFPDGTIRVELIENALEYNW from the coding sequence ATGACCGCCGCGGCCGAGACGGGACAGGCCGGCGAGCGGGCCGCGACCGAATACCTCCGCCGCGCGGGGTACGACATCTGCGCCCGCAACTGGCGGCAGGGCCGCGACGAGCTGGACATCGTGGCCCTGAAAGAGGGCGTCCTGCACTTCGTGGAGGTCAAGACCCGCCGGGCGGGATCGCTCACGCCACCCGAGGCTGCCGCTACGCAACGGAAATTCCGGGCCCTGAGCCGCGCCGCCGCCTGCTACCTGCGCACGACGGGTTGGGAGGGCGAAGTACAGTTCGATCTGGCCTCGGCCGAGGCATTTCCCGACGGGACAATCCGCGTCGAGCTGATCGAAAATGCGCTGGAATACAACTGGTAA
- a CDS encoding 3-deoxy-D-manno-octulosonic acid transferase — protein MWFYNFGLLLYVWAIRLVAPRHQKARLWIEGRKDLFRRMREAIDPSARIVWVHVASLGEFEQGRPIIERIRKDYPEYKILVTFFSPSGYEIRKDYKGADYIFYLPLDTPRNARRFLDAARPEIAIFVKYEYWLNLLRELRRRKVRTYVVSAIFRRNSVFFRPYGGMWRQALESFDVMFVQNEESKKLLATLGFDNVLVAGDTRFDRVAEIARAAKHIDIIDRFKADDRLFVAGSTWEPDEELLIRLINDNPCVKFVVAPHEMDESRIARLMSEVKGGALRYTQCNPRTAYGSRQVLILDTVGILASVYGYATWSYIGGGFGVGIHNTLEAATFGLPVAFGPNYRKFKEARDLVTLGAARSVADYEQLRAWFVPLRDNEEFLQKTSRIAKDYTTRHQGATDIIVKTIFH, from the coding sequence ATGTGGTTCTATAATTTCGGTCTGCTTCTCTATGTATGGGCCATACGCCTCGTAGCGCCGCGTCATCAGAAGGCCCGGCTCTGGATCGAAGGCCGTAAAGACCTTTTCCGGCGCATGCGGGAAGCCATCGACCCCTCCGCCCGGATCGTCTGGGTGCACGTTGCGTCACTCGGAGAGTTCGAACAGGGGCGTCCCATCATCGAACGGATTCGCAAGGACTATCCCGAATACAAAATCCTCGTCACCTTCTTCTCGCCCTCGGGCTATGAGATCCGCAAGGACTACAAAGGCGCTGACTACATCTTCTACCTGCCCCTCGACACGCCGCGCAACGCCCGCCGGTTCCTCGACGCCGCCCGCCCCGAAATCGCAATCTTCGTCAAATACGAATACTGGCTCAACCTGCTGCGCGAACTGCGCCGCCGCAAGGTCCGCACCTATGTCGTGTCGGCCATCTTCCGGCGCAATTCGGTCTTTTTCCGCCCCTACGGCGGCATGTGGCGGCAGGCGCTGGAGTCGTTCGATGTGATGTTCGTGCAGAACGAGGAGTCGAAGAAACTGCTGGCGACGCTCGGTTTCGACAACGTGCTGGTGGCCGGGGACACGCGCTTCGACCGCGTCGCCGAGATCGCCCGCGCGGCCAAGCACATCGACATCATCGACCGCTTCAAGGCCGACGACCGGCTGTTCGTCGCGGGATCCACTTGGGAGCCCGACGAAGAGCTGCTGATCCGGCTTATCAACGACAATCCCTGCGTGAAATTCGTCGTCGCACCCCACGAGATGGACGAGAGCCGCATCGCACGCCTGATGTCCGAGGTCAAAGGCGGCGCCCTGCGCTACACGCAGTGCAATCCCCGCACGGCTTACGGTTCGCGGCAGGTGCTGATCCTCGACACGGTGGGTATCCTCGCTTCGGTCTACGGCTACGCCACATGGAGCTACATCGGCGGCGGATTCGGCGTCGGCATCCACAACACGCTCGAGGCCGCGACATTCGGCCTTCCGGTGGCCTTCGGCCCCAACTACCGGAAATTCAAGGAGGCCCGCGACCTCGTGACGCTCGGCGCAGCCCGCTCGGTCGCCGACTACGAACAACTGCGGGCGTGGTTCGTCCCCCTGCGCGACAACGAGGAGTTTCTCCAGAAAACCAGCCGCATCGCCAAGGACTACACCACGCGCCATCAGGGTGCGACGGACATCATCGTCAAGACGATCTTCCACTGA